In the genome of Gemmatimonadota bacterium, one region contains:
- a CDS encoding phytanoyl-CoA dioxygenase family protein has translation MGLAVEINTNLDRFETTGFVILKGFYPDRVVEAARRDAGELVDRFADRLMAAGKISKDHGDAPFETRLARICEDVPDDAPHIFRKELHLAGMYEVFFHAPLLDIMETLLGDELRLYPNYSIRPKLPDHAPTLVLWHQDGGYTYKVHRDGDHSAETVDALRMINVWSPLVPAREDNGCMQFIPGTHRIGMARHENREYYLEITQEDLAPYVDQAVSIELDPGDIVLFHNMLYHQGLPNRTDQVRWSMDWRYQDARQPTLRSTTGHFARSRLHPDKVVRDAGDWVRRSFQ, from the coding sequence ATTGGCTTGGCAGTAGAGATAAATACAAACCTGGACCGGTTCGAAACAACGGGATTCGTGATCCTGAAGGGGTTCTATCCCGACAGGGTGGTGGAGGCGGCCCGGCGCGACGCTGGCGAACTCGTGGACAGGTTCGCGGACCGGCTGATGGCGGCGGGCAAGATCTCGAAAGACCACGGCGATGCGCCCTTCGAGACGCGCCTGGCCCGGATCTGCGAGGACGTCCCGGACGACGCGCCCCACATCTTCCGCAAGGAGCTCCACCTGGCGGGCATGTACGAGGTGTTCTTCCACGCGCCGCTACTGGACATTATGGAAACCCTCCTTGGCGACGAGCTCCGGCTGTACCCGAACTACTCCATCCGCCCCAAGCTGCCCGACCACGCCCCGACGCTCGTCCTCTGGCACCAGGACGGGGGATATACCTACAAGGTCCACCGCGACGGCGATCACAGCGCGGAAACGGTGGACGCCCTGCGCATGATCAACGTATGGTCCCCCCTGGTCCCCGCCCGCGAGGACAATGGGTGCATGCAGTTCATCCCCGGCACGCACCGGATCGGCATGGCCCGGCACGAAAACCGCGAATACTACCTCGAAATCACGCAGGAGGACCTGGCGCCCTACGTGGACCAGGCCGTGTCCATCGAACTGGACCCGGGAGACATCGTCCTCTTCCATAACATGCTCTACCACCAGGGACTTCCCAACCGCACCGATCAGGTCAGGTGGAGCATGGACTGGCGCTACCAGGATGCGCGCCAGCCGACGCTGCGCAGCACGACGGGGCATTTCGCCCGCAGCCGCCTGCATCCCGATAAGGTCGTACGCGACGCCGGGGACTGGGTCCGCCGGTCCTTTCAGTAG
- a CDS encoding Arc family DNA-binding protein, which yields MVPDKKKSLLLRINTELWNDLNAWAKDELRSVNAQIEYILRAEVHKRKKRRRREED from the coding sequence ATCGTGCCGGATAAGAAGAAATCCCTGCTGCTGCGAATCAACACCGAGCTCTGGAATGACCTCAACGCCTGGGCTAAGGATGAATTGCGTAGCGTGAACGCCCAGATCGAGTATATTCTACGGGCGGAAGTGCACAAACGGAAGAAACGGCGGCGGCGCGAGGAAGATTGA